A stretch of DNA from Campylobacter concisus:
TCGTGGTCGTTTGGATTTGTTTTGTTGGCATTGTCTTTAAAGCATAAAAATGGCATGCCAGTTTCAAAATAGCTAGTTAAAATTTTCTTCCAAAGCTCTTTTGCAAGGATAGTGTTTTTCTGGATATTTTCGTCGTTTTCATACTCCAAGTATCTCTTTTCAAACGCCTCGCCGTAAAGGTCGCAAAGATCGCTTACTTGAGCTGGGTCAAAGAGGCTCCAGCGGCCATTTTCTTTGACACGCTTCATAAATAGGTCGTTTATCCAAAGTGCAGGGAAAAGCTCGTGTGCGCGGCGTCTCTCTTCGCCTGAGTTTTTACGAAGATCGAGAAAATCACTTACATCCATATGCCAAGGCTCGATATAAACAGCGATCGCACCCTTTCTAGTGCCTAGTTGATCGACCGCTACTGCGATGTCGTTTGTCACTTTTAAAAATGGAATGATACCGCCAGCTGCGTTTTTGTGTCCGTCGATACTGCCGCCCATCGCACGCACCTTGCTCCAGTCCCAGCCGATACCGCCACCAAATTTTGAAAGTAGTGCCATCTCTTTGTAACTATCAAAAATTCCCTCGATATTATCAGGCGTACTGCCTACATAACAGCTACTTAGCTGGTGGCGTGTAGTCCTTGCGTTTGAAAGCGTTGGGGTGGCTAGCATCACTTCAAATTTAGAGATGAGGTCATAAAATTTCTTAGCCCAGCCTTGACTATCTAGCTCGTTTTGCGCAAGAAACATCGCAATTGCCATAAACATGTGCTGCGGTAGCTCGATCGGCATACCATTTTTGTCTTTGATGAGATAGCGGTCATAAAGCGTCTTGATACCAAGGTATGCAAACTGAAGGTCACGCTCAGGCTTGATATAAGCGTTTAGATCCTCAAGATCGTACTTCTCTTTTAGCCCAGGGATGATGCGGCCTACTTTTTCACCTTTTACTAGGTAGTCTTTTAGGTGGTTGTAGCCGTTAAATCCAGATACTTTGTGATAAAGGTCGTATAAAAATAGCCTCGCAGCGACAAATGTCCAGTTTGGGCGGTCGATATCGATCTTATCAACTGCTGTTTTTATAAGGGTTTGCTGAATTTCCTCAGTCGTTATCATATCTCTAAACTGAATTTTCGCGTCTACCTCAAGCTCACTAAGACTTACGTTACTAAGGCCTAGGACCGCTTCGTTTGTATATTTTTTGATCTTACTTATATCAAGCTCTTCGGTTCTACCATTACGTTTTATAACTTTCAAAAATATCTCTCCATGTTAAATTTTAATTTGGGATTTTATCCAAAAGGAGATAAAAACTCTCTTTGTTAAAAGGCTACTTATTAAATATAAAAACAAATCACTAAAGCAAAAAATAAAAGCAATTAGGTAATCTACTCCGAATGTCTTATTTTAAAAAGTAAAGATTGCAAAAAAATAAGCGTGATAAACTCATGGATAATCTTTGATTATTAAAGATTAAGCATAATCCGTTGCCAATAAAGCCTACGGTTTGTATGTATTTGCTATTAGTACGTATATTACGTAAAATTTGACATGGCCATACAAAAATATTTAAAAGCAATAAACTAAAAAATAGTGTGCTTAAGATTAGTATGGTGTCCTAGTTTATTTTTGTGGTCAGAGTAACTACAAGGGGTGTTAAGTTTACCCCTTGTGTTTAAATTTATTTGCCAAAGACTCTGGCAAAAATTCTATCTACATTTTTAGTGTAGTAGTTGTAATCAAAGCACTCTTTGATCTCATCTTTGCTAAGGCTCTTAGTTAGGTCCTCGTCGTTTAGCAAATTTTGTAAAAACAGGCTGTGGCCTTGCTCGTCGATCGCTTTTTTGCCCTCTTGCAAGTCCGCCCAGACCTTCATGGCGTTACGCTGAACGATCTTGTAGGCGTCCTCTCTAGAAATTCCACGTTGCGGTAGCTGTAAAAGCACGCGCTGTGAAAAGACTAGGCCGCCTGTTAAATTTAAATTTTTCATCATATTTTCTGGATAGACGACTAAATTTGCTATCAAATTTTTGATACGAACTAGCATAAAATCAGCCGTGATAAACATATCTGGCAGGATAAATCTCTCAACCGAGCTGTGGCTGATATCGCGCTCGTGCCAAAGGGCGACGTTTTCAAGAGAAGGCGTGACGTATGAGCGTAGCACCCTGCAAAGACCGGTGATGTTTTCGCTAAGGACTGGATTGCGCTTATGCGGCATCGCGCTTGAGCCCTTTTGTCCTGGGCTAAAGTACTCCTCCGCCTCGTAAACTTCGGTCCTTTGATAGTGCCTAATGGCAACTGCGATCTTCTCGCAAGTAGAAGTCAAGATAGCCATAGCGCTCACCACGTGGGCATAGCGGTCGCGCTGGATCACTTGATTTGACGCTGGAGCAGCCTTAAGACCTAGCTCCTCGCATGTTAGCTCTTCAAATTCCATCGGAGCGTGGGCTAAATTTCCCATAGCGCCTGAGAGTTTGCCATAGCTGATCGTATCTTTTGCGTCTTTGATGAGCTTTAGTGCCCTTGCGATCTCGTCGTACCAGATGGCAAGCACAAGGCCAAAAGTTATCGGCTCGCCGTGGATGCCGTGGCTTCTGCCGACCATGAGCGTGTGCTTGTGCTCGTTTGCTCTGTTTTTGATCGCCTGCATAAACTCCTCTACGTCGCTGATGATGAGCTCTAGGCTCTCTTTCATCTGAAGCGCGACGGCTGTGTCGATACAGTCGCTTGAGGTCATGCCGTAGTGCACGAACCTGCTCTCATCGCCAAGGCTCTCGCTGACGCTTGTTAAAAATGCGATGACGTCGTGCTTTGTCGTCTTTTCTATCTCGTCGATGCGAGCCACTTCAAATTTAGCGTTTTTGCAAATTTTCTCGCAATCGCTGTCGCTTATGAAGCCAAGTTTATTCCAAGCTTTAACGGCAGCTTTTTCTACCTTGAGCCAAGCGTCGTATTTTGCTTGTATGCTCCACTTTTCAGCCATCTCTTTGCGTGAGTATCTTTCGACCATTGTTGAACCTTTTTGTATTAGTTTTTCTTTATCATAAAAGTAAATTTTAGCCTTGAAAGCCAAAAATCACATCGTATAATTTTATAAAATTTAAGTTTGGATTATATAAAATCCGGGCTGAAATGTCGGTTATACGCTTATAAATTTGGGCTTAAGATAGCTCGCTCGTTTTTCAAAAGGATTATTTTTGCCCTACGTAAATAAATTTATCATTAATGCAGATCATCAAAAAGCTTATGAAATTTTACTGCAAAATGGCTTTAACATGAGCCAAACCCAGCGCCTCATCGATAAAGGCAGGCTGATCTGTGACGGCAGTGTCGTGAGCGAGAAAAATGCTATTTTGTGTGGCGATATTTTTTTGATCGACTATGAGGCGGAGCCAAAGGGACTAAAACCAATCTTTGAGTGTGAGAGCTTTGCCGTATTTGATAAGCCAAGTGGTGTGCTGAGCCACCCAAATGGCAGACACTGTGAGTACTCACTAAATGATGAAATTTATACGCTTTTTGGACGAGGTGCGAGCGTGGCACATAGGCTAGACTTTGAGACGAGTGGCGTGATAGTCGTGGGCAAAGATAGAAATTCTATGATTAAACTAAAGAAAATTTTTGAAAATAGAGAGGTTTCTAAAAGCTACGTCGCGATGGTACAAGGCAAGATCGAGCGAGAATTTACTATCGATGCTAAGATGGATCTAGCGAACAACTACGACGATGTGAAAATGCGAATGCAAATTTGTGAAAATGGCAAGAGTGCGGTGACTAAAATTTTGCCGATCAAATATTTTGACGACATCGATACGACTTTGGTTCGTGCTATCCCACTCACTGGCAGGCAGCATCAAATTCGGTTGCATTTGTTTCATGTGAAACACAAGATCCTTGGCGAACCACTTTATGGTTTGTCTCGTCCGCAGATCGAGAAAATTTTAGACAAAGAGATGAGCGAGCGTGAACGGATAAATTTAACTGGAGCAAAAAGGCTCTTGCTTCACTCAGATAAAATTTCTTTTAAATTTGATGAAATTTTTTACACCATAAAAAGTAAATTTGACGCTGAAAGCGAGTTTTATAGATTTGCAAAAGAAGGTTTACTTTAGTCTAAAATTTTTTAATAAATTTCTATTTCTCATAAACCTTTACCTGCTTTTGCCAAAGTTTATCGCATTTAGATACCATAATGATAATTTTGTAGTTTATGTAATTAACACTCCATTTTATTTCTTTATGAGAGCTAGGCTTTATCTTGATGTTAAGGCTTAGAATTTATGCCTATCTTTTTCATCTTTTAAAACTTTTAAAATAAGCCCTAATCCAAGTAAAACCACAACAGCAATAAAAACTATTTCGGCTATATCAAGTGCACTCATTCTAACTCACACTGGCTTTACTATTATCTTCAAGTGAATGTGTTTTTAAATTTTTATCGCTGGAAATAGCTTTAAATTTTGCACTTTCATTGCGTTGTTTTAATTGCCCACAAGCTGCACTTATATCAAGCCCTTTGCTCTGTCTGATCGTACAAGTAACGCCGTGATCTCTTAGATATTCTTGAAATTTTAGCATGCTGGTAAGCTCAGGCCGTCCAAATTCACTGCCCTCATGTGGGTTAAAATATATAAGATTTACCTTCGCTTTTATACCATGAAGTAGTTTTACCAACTTTTTAGCATCACTCACGCTATCGTTTAAATCCTTTATAACAAGGTATTCAAACATTACACGCTTTCGTATATCGATAGGAAATCCCCTAACAGCATCCATAACAGCCTCGATGTTATATGCCTTATTTATCGGCATTAGGCGGCTTCTAAGCTCATTAGTAACAGCATGAAGCGATATGGCCAATAACACGCCAAGATCCATCTCACCAAGCTTTTTTATCTGACTGCCAAGTCCGCTAGTTGAAACGGTTTGACGACGCGGCGATATGGCTAGACCCTCGTTAAGTGCTAAAATTTTGATCGCTTTACTAACGTTAGCAAGATTATCAAGTGGCTCACCCATACCCATATAAACGACATTTATGCGTCTTTCATAAGGTATCTTATTCTCTCTTTTTATCCATAAAATTTGCCCCACAATCTCGCCTGCAGTCAAATTTCTAACAAGCCCGCCCTTTGCTGTTAGACAAAAAGCACATCCCATTTTACAGCCAACCTGTGAGCTAACACAAACTGTATAACGAGCATGGCAACTGACCTTTCCATTCTCATCACTAATCTCCTCTTTCATCGGGAGTAAGACACTCTCTATCTTTAGCCCATCTTTTAGCTCAAAAAGATACTTGATCGAACCATCACTACTTTGCTCAAATTTTACACATTTTAAAGGATCGATATAAAATTTTTCAGCCAGATCTTGACGCATATCTTTAGGTAAATTTAGCATTTGGCTAAAATCGGTTGCATTTTTTTTATATATCCACTCGTAGATTTGTGTTGCTCTAAATGGTGGAGAAACTAACTCTTTTAGCTCATCAATACTAAGATCAAGCAAATTTATCACATATTTTCCTTTATATATTTTGTTAGAATTTTCTTGGCCTCTGCGTGATTTTTTATAAAATCAGCATGTGCATCTTTATTACAAAAATTTGTCGCTACGAAAATTCCATAAGCTGGAATTTTAAAAATTTGAGCTACTTTTAGAACGGAATAAAACTCCATATTTTCTAAAAAATAGCCTTTTTCAAATATCTTATGAGCCAAATTTTTATCTGTCGTTATGAAATTTGACGAATTTATTTTGATAGTTCCACGTGAAACGATAGAAGAAATTTCACACTCAATTGGTGAATAAGATCTATTTTCTACGCTAGAAATTTCAATATTTGCCCCAACCGAGCTTTCATAAATTTGTAAAATTTCACCATCTTTATAAAGACCTGCCGAGCCAACGAAAACTATTTTTTCTGGCATCTGATACAAATTTCGTTCAGGATTTTTTGACAAATTTTGGCTTAGATTTTGTAGCTCTGGATTTGATGAGTTTGCAAATTTAGCTTCAATCTTTGCAAGATAGTGCGGATCGATATTTTTTAAATTTATACCCTTTTCATCCGCTCCAATACATGCTCGTTTCTGCAAAAATTTTGTCAAACTTATTGCCATATCAACTAGCCCCACACCCATTGGCAAAGCAAAGTCAAAAATTTCGTTTTTTCCAGCAGAGACAATCAACATCAGAGCCTAACCTCAACGCCATTTGCCTTGAGATACTCTTTTAGCTTTTTTATCTCGATTTCGCCAAAGTGAAATATCGAAGCAGCTAAACACGCATCAGCCCCGGCTTCAAAAGCCTCTTTAAAGTGCTCCATCTCACCAGCTCCACCACTTGCGATAGTTGGTATAGAAAGCGTGCTAAATACCTTTGTTAGCTCAAGATTAAAGCCCTTTTTGACTCCGTCGTTGTCCATAGAGGTTAGCAATATCTCACCTGCTCCTCGCGACTCGACCTCTTTTGCCCAGGTAAAGGCATCTTTTTTGGTATCGATCCTGCCACCATTTATAAAAACGCTATAACCATTCTCGATCTTTTTAGCATCAATTGCTACGACAACACATTGCGAGCCAAATTTCTTAGCTGCCTCATCAATCAAATTTGGATCTTGTATGGCTGATGAATTTAAGCTTACTTTATCGCAGCCAGCATTTAAAAGGCGAGAGATATCATCGATCGTGCGTATACCTCCGCCAACTGTTAGTGGGATAAAAAGCTTACTTGCGACCTTTTTTACGACATCAACTATCGTATCACGCCCAAGATGAGAGGCAGTGATATCCAAAAAGCAAAGCTCATCAGCACCCTCATCATTGTATCTTTTAGCTATCTCAACAGGATCTCCAGCATCGACAAGCCCTACGAAATTTACACCTTTTACGACTCTGCCATCTTTTACATCAAGGCATGGGATTATACGTTTTGCAAAATGATTCAAATCTGTCCTTTATCTATTTTTCTAGCTGCTACCTCAAAATATGGCAAATTAGACCAATTTTCTCGGTTACCAACTATATAAATAACCTCTTTTGCTCTTGTTAGTGCTACATTTAGTAAATTTGGCGTACTAGCAGCCCATGCTCTAGCGCCTTTTGTGGCACCGCCAAGAACAAAGATAACAACATCAGCTTCTTTGCCTTGCATGGTGTGAATGGTACCAGCCCCTTTTAAATTTTTACAAACATCTTTAAAAGGTGTTATTATTTTAACGCTATCTTTTAGCTTGGCTAGCTTACCATCTAAAAGCTCTTTAACGATCATGCCTTCAGCTTTATTATAGTTACCTATCCATTCATCACTACTAACATCAATCCATTCTGTTTTGATATTAGGATCACTAAGTTTACTTTCACTACTTCTACTAAGTATCATCATATCATCATATGTTGTTTCGTTTGAAATTTTAAACATAGGGTTGGCACACCTTCTATGAACGATAAGTGGCGAACCAACCCAAATGGACTTACCCTCTCCTTTTATATATGTACCAATATTTTGTACTTTATCGGCTCGAAGTTGAACCGATGATTTTAGTAGATTAAACTCATCCTTTGCATCGCAGTAGCGTAAAATAGCATTATTTAAAGCTGGTGGTAATGTTACAACAGGCTCAAGTTGAAGTGGATCACCAACTACAATAGCCATGTTTGAACGAAGCAGTGCGCCTAATGCGTTAGTTAAATTTGCCTGCCCTGCTTCATCTATTAAAAGCAAGCCTATATCGCCATTTAGTAGCTCTTTAAAGGTATTATTAAAAGATGCGAAAGTAGAACTAACAACTGGCGTTAGTAAAAATAATCCTTTTATTATTTCACGTCTATCTTTAGCTTCAAGTCCGTTTTTCTCAGCCATTTTTTCATCATTAAATAAAACGCTAAGAGCTCGTAAATTTGTTCTAACAGCTTCTTTGCAAGCAAAAATAGTGGCTTTATGCAGATTAAGCGCTTCTTTAAAAAGCTTGATTCTTGCGTTAAAAAGCTTTGTCTTATGAAATTTCTCATCAAGGCCAAGCTCCATCATAAATGGCATGCTCTTTTGTATTTCTTCATTGCTCTGATTAAAACTACCATTTAAAAAGCCATCAAGTTCTTCACTTCTACCAATTAATTTTTGACGTCTAACAAAGTCATCATTAAGCTTATTAAGATGATCTATTTTAGCGTTAAGTTCTAAAATTTTATCTTCAAGCTGAGTTATTTGAGCTTTTAGTTCATTTAATTTCGCTTCATTCTTCTCTTTATTTTCACTATTTTGCTTGCTTGCTTTCAAATTTTGCTCAGCTATTTGGCGATTTATCTCACTAACTTTTTGCGCTTCATTGTTATATTTTTCAAAAGCTTGTGTCTTTAAAATTTGCTGGAAAATAAAAAATGATGGCTTTATAGGCGCACTCAGATACTCTTGTAAAATTTCATTTTGTCCAATAAGCTTTGTTAGCTCGTTAGCTTCAGCCACCTTTTGCTCTAGCTCATTTTTGCTCAAATCCAGTTCATCTATTAGTGGCCTTAAGAGCTCATCTATTTGCTTTGTTGAATTATAGTTATCAAGTCTTTTATCGATATTTATAAGCTCACTATTTATACTTTTTAGCTCCTCCTCTTTGATCCTGATCTCACTAAAAAATAGATTTACTTCGTGTAGGGCTTGATTAAATTTCTCCTTCGCCTCGTCAAAATCATCAATTCCTTCGCCAGTAGCCAAGTATTTGCCAAGCCCCATCAAAAAGCCATCTTGTTCTATAAATTCCTTAAATTCTTTTGAAATATCTTCAAACTGACTATGTGTTTTTTCGATCTTTACGCCATTAATTGCGTTAAAAACAAAATTTGACTTATTTTGCTTTGAGCCAAGAGGTATGCAAAAAAGCCCCCATGCAGGTTTTGAAATAAAAGATTTTTCGCCAAAATTTGTCTTTTCATCAGCCGAGAGAAGCCTTGTAGCTATAAATTTAAAATAATCAATCTCGCCTGCATAACTACCAATACTTTTTAACTGGCTAAGCTCTTTACTTAAAATTTCAACCGCACCGTTATTACAAGAGCTAACAACCATCTCATAGCCCTGAAGTTCTTTATTTAGAGTGAAATAAAGCACCTTATCGCTACTATCTCGAACTGGAGCAAAGATATCATGTCTACTCATTTGCACGAGTTTCATCGCTCTAAGCGTAACAACTTCAGCCATTACGTCTTTTAAAAGCGTTGTTTTACCAGTGCCTGGAGCGCCATTTACACTATAAATTCCACCATTTTTTGCTTTAAATTTTTTAATGATGTTATTAACGGCAATTTGCTGTGAAAAATTTAGAGCGAAGTCACTAGCAAAGGCCGATCTTGGATATTCTTCTGCTTTAAGAAAATCTCTAACAAGCCTTTTATTTTGCTCATCTCTTACATCAAGTCTTTCAAATTTATTCTCGCTGCCCTCGTCTAGAAATTGATCCGTTAGCTCGTGCGTCCTGCCTGACTCGTAAAATTTGATAAGCAAATTTATATCATCTATAAAAAAGCTATTTAAAAGGCTATCATTTTCTTTAAAATTTGGATTTATGATCTTTATTTCAAGCCTTAAGAAATCATTACAAAATGGTGTTTTAAGTGCACTTTTTAGCTCATCGTTTATAAGCTTTATATATTTGCCAAATTCCATTTTTTCTTTATAGATAGATAGCTTGTCTTTTATACGCTCGCACTCTTTGTTAAAGTCGCTTTGGCTTATCTCTTTTAGATGATCTAGGCGAGCCATTGCCCAAGGAGCTGTTGAGATAAAAAGATCATCAGACGAGTTTGGTATAAAAAACGGAGTTAAATCATCATCTAAATTTATATCTTTTAAAGCAAAATTTTGATCATCTTTACAAAATACCAAATCACCGACAAGCTTAAGCTTATAGCAAAACGCCTTATCAAAGCTCGTTTGCTCAGATCGTAGCTCATCTAAAATTTGCTCTTTTTCAAATTTTGAATTTGCTAGCTTTGAGATATAAATGGCAAGCAAGTCAGTCTCAAAAATGCCGCCATAAATTAAAATTTCTATACCATTTTTTAAAAGTGAGCTATCAAATGCTCTTAAAATTTGTAGAAATTTCTCATCGAAATTTGCGATGTCAAGATCTATTGATTTTTTAAATTTGGTATTTGTCTTTTTTGGCTCGTCTAAGGTTTTTGGCTCTAAATATTGTGATAATAAAAAGTATTTTAAGGTATTTGCTTTACTCAAATTTATGCCCTATTTCGTTATTATTTAGTGATTATAATCCATTTTATATATGATTAAACTAAACTTGTAATCATTGTATAAGTAATTTTTGGCTAATATCGCGGCTATGATAAAGGCAAAAAAGCACTTTGGACAGAATTTTTTACAAGACAAAGCGACACTAGATAAGATCACCCAAGCGATACCCAATGACGTAGAAAACGTCGTTGAGATTGGGCCTGGCTTAGGTGATTTGACATTTAGACTTTTGCAAATTTATAAGACAACCTGTTTTGAGATAGATTGTGAGCTGTTTCAAATTTTAAAAGTCAAATTTGCAAATGAGATCCAAAATGGACAATTAAAACTTTTTTGTAAAGATGCATTAGAACAGTGGCAGCAAGAGGGCGGACTAAGTAGTGAGAACTACTTTTTAGTCGCAAATTTACCCTATTACGTTGCTACGAAAATGATACTAAATGCGATAGATGACGAAAAATGCCTTGGGCTTATCGTGATGATACAAAAAGAGGTTGCTCTTAAATTTAGTGCAAAGAGCAAGGATAAAGAATTTAGCTCTTTATCGATCCTCGCTTCACTTCAAGGCAGGTGTGAACTCTTGTTTGACGTGGATGCAAAGCTTTTTAACCCGCCTCCAAAGGTCACATCTTCAGTCATCAAACTACAAAAAATAAAAAAGATTTTTGGCAAAGACGGGATTTTCAAAGATGCAAAACAATACGAGGCTTTTAAAGTATTTTTAAGAGCTGCGTTTGCTTCGCCAAGAAAGATGCTTTTGAAAAATTTATCTACAAATTTCGAGAAAAATGCGTTAGAAGAAATTTTTGAAAGCCTAGGCTTAGCTCAAAATTTACGTCCACACGAGCTAGATGTCGATTCTTATCTAAAAGTATTTGAAAGATTAAAGGAAGATAATGAACGACAAAAACGAAGAGAAAGTTGTAACTAACCAAAGCAAAAACAACAAAAGACGAAGATTTAGACCAAAAAATAAGCCAAAACAAGAGGGCGAAACTACCGAGCAAACTTCACTAGCAAACAAAAGTGTGATAGATAACTTCTTTGCAGCAGAGCAAGCTGAGAATGAAACGCACGCCGAGCCAAAGAGCCAAAATTCTCGCCCAAAAAAGCCAAGAAATAATAAAAATCAAAACAAAAACGGTGAAAATAATAAGCCAAAAGAGCAAAAACAAGAACCACAAGAAACAAAAACCAAAACGCAAGAACAAAAAGAAAAGCCTAAAAAAGCTAAAAAGCCAAAGAAAAATTTACCTGCAAAACTAAACGGTAATGAGCAGTGGCAGCAAGATATCGCAAGTGCAATGGTGGCAAATAAGGCTGTTCACGAGCTTCGTCTGGAGCCGATGAAGTATCTAAACTCAAGCGAGCATAAAATTCGCATAACTCCACTTGGCGGTCTTGGTGAGATCGGCGGCAACATGACCGTCTTTGAAACTGAAACCAGCGCTATCATCGTTGATATCGGTATGAGCTTTCCTAGCGAGAGTATGCACGGCGTGGATATACTAATCCCTGACTTTGACTATGTTAGAAAAATAAAAGATAAGATAAAAGGCGTCATCATCACTCACGCACATGAGGATCACATCGGCGCAGTGCCCTACTTTTACAAAGAGTTTAAATTCCCGATTTACGCTACACCTTTGCCACTTGGTATGATAAACAATAAATTTGAAGAGCACGGCTTAAAGCAAGAGCGCTCACTTTTCCGCTCTGTCGAAAAAAGAAAGCCATATCTAATAGGCGACTTTGAGGTTGAGTGGATACACATAACTCACTCTATCATCGATGCTTCAGCACTTGCTATCACGACAAAGGCGGGCACCATCATCCATACGGGTGACTTTAAGATCGACCATACGCCGATCGACGGCTATCCAACTGACCTTGGCAGACTCGCATACTACGGCGAAAGAGGTGTATTATGTCTAATGAGCGATAGCACGAACAGCTACAGAGAAGGCTTTACTAAAAGCGAAAGCAGCGTGGGCAAAACCTTTGATGCGATATTCTCAAAGGCCAAAGGCCGCGTCATTATGAGCACATTTAGTTCAAACATACACCGCGTCTATCAAGCGATCGAGTGGGGGCTAAAATACAACCGCAAAGTCTGTGTCATCGGTAGATCAATGGAGAGAAATTTGTATACTGCAATGGAGCTTGGCTATATCAAGCTTGATAAGAAAATTTTTATCGACGCAAACGAGGTTGGCAAATTTAAAGATAACGAAGTGCTGATCGTTACCACAGGCTCTCAGGGTGAGACTATGAGCGCGCTCTACCGAATGGCTACCGACGAGCACAAATACATCAAAATAAAGCCAACCGATCAGATCATCATCAGCTCAAAAGCGATCCCAGGCAATGAAAGCAGTA
This window harbors:
- a CDS encoding pseudouridine synthase family protein, whose translation is MPYVNKFIINADHQKAYEILLQNGFNMSQTQRLIDKGRLICDGSVVSEKNAILCGDIFLIDYEAEPKGLKPIFECESFAVFDKPSGVLSHPNGRHCEYSLNDEIYTLFGRGASVAHRLDFETSGVIVVGKDRNSMIKLKKIFENREVSKSYVAMVQGKIEREFTIDAKMDLANNYDDVKMRMQICENGKSAVTKILPIKYFDDIDTTLVRAIPLTGRQHQIRLHLFHVKHKILGEPLYGLSRPQIEKILDKEMSERERINLTGAKRLLLHSDKISFKFDEIFYTIKSKFDAESEFYRFAKEGLL
- the hisF gene encoding imidazole glycerol phosphate synthase subunit HisF, with the protein product MNHFAKRIIPCLDVKDGRVVKGVNFVGLVDAGDPVEIAKRYNDEGADELCFLDITASHLGRDTIVDVVKKVASKLFIPLTVGGGIRTIDDISRLLNAGCDKVSLNSSAIQDPNLIDEAAKKFGSQCVVVAIDAKKIENGYSVFINGGRIDTKKDAFTWAKEVESRGAGEILLTSMDNDGVKKGFNLELTKVFSTLSIPTIASGGAGEMEHFKEAFEAGADACLAASIFHFGEIEIKKLKEYLKANGVEVRL
- the purB gene encoding adenylosuccinate lyase translates to MVERYSRKEMAEKWSIQAKYDAWLKVEKAAVKAWNKLGFISDSDCEKICKNAKFEVARIDEIEKTTKHDVIAFLTSVSESLGDESRFVHYGMTSSDCIDTAVALQMKESLELIISDVEEFMQAIKNRANEHKHTLMVGRSHGIHGEPITFGLVLAIWYDEIARALKLIKDAKDTISYGKLSGAMGNLAHAPMEFEELTCEELGLKAAPASNQVIQRDRYAHVVSAMAILTSTCEKIAVAIRHYQRTEVYEAEEYFSPGQKGSSAMPHKRNPVLSENITGLCRVLRSYVTPSLENVALWHERDISHSSVERFILPDMFITADFMLVRIKNLIANLVVYPENMMKNLNLTGGLVFSQRVLLQLPQRGISREDAYKIVQRNAMKVWADLQEGKKAIDEQGHSLFLQNLLNDEDLTKSLSKDEIKECFDYNYYTKNVDRIFARVFGK
- a CDS encoding ribonucleoside-diphosphate reductase subunit alpha — translated: MKVIKRNGRTEELDISKIKKYTNEAVLGLSNVSLSELEVDAKIQFRDMITTEEIQQTLIKTAVDKIDIDRPNWTFVAARLFLYDLYHKVSGFNGYNHLKDYLVKGEKVGRIIPGLKEKYDLEDLNAYIKPERDLQFAYLGIKTLYDRYLIKDKNGMPIELPQHMFMAIAMFLAQNELDSQGWAKKFYDLISKFEVMLATPTLSNARTTRHQLSSCYVGSTPDNIEGIFDSYKEMALLSKFGGGIGWDWSKVRAMGGSIDGHKNAAGGIIPFLKVTNDIAVAVDQLGTRKGAIAVYIEPWHMDVSDFLDLRKNSGEERRRAHELFPALWINDLFMKRVKENGRWSLFDPAQVSDLCDLYGEAFEKRYLEYENDENIQKNTILAKELWKKILTSYFETGMPFLCFKDNANKTNPNDHEGIIRSSNLCTEIFQNTAPNYYKIKITYEDGGEELFDEEEDVTVDSGITKKAKKLSALDSLKGKQIFIVEKESIEGKTAVCNLASINLSKINSKEDIERVVPIAIRMLDNVIDLNFYPHKKVKHTNLASRSIGLGVMGEAQMLAEKNVKWGSYEHLALIDSIMENISYNAIYASSNLAVEKGIYPKFEGSKWSKGIMPIDTANENAKALLNDKGGLFDENVCDWDKLREKVKRDGMRNGYLMAIAPTSSISILVGTTQTIEPVYKRKWFEHNLSGMIPNVVPNLSPDTWQFYTPAYELDQRILIKAGAIRQKWIDQGQSLNIFMSLDKASGGYLSEIYTLAWELGLKSTYYLRSESPDSEKLNDVADRSIECEGCQ
- a CDS encoding purine-nucleoside phosphorylase, with the protein product MLIVSAGKNEIFDFALPMGVGLVDMAISLTKFLQKRACIGADEKGINLKNIDPHYLAKIEAKFANSSNPELQNLSQNLSKNPERNLYQMPEKIVFVGSAGLYKDGEILQIYESSVGANIEISSVENRSYSPIECEISSIVSRGTIKINSSNFITTDKNLAHKIFEKGYFLENMEFYSVLKVAQIFKIPAYGIFVATNFCNKDAHADFIKNHAEAKKILTKYIKENM
- the rlmN gene encoding 23S rRNA (adenine(2503)-C(2))-methyltransferase RlmN, whose translation is MINLLDLSIDELKELVSPPFRATQIYEWIYKKNATDFSQMLNLPKDMRQDLAEKFYIDPLKCVKFEQSSDGSIKYLFELKDGLKIESVLLPMKEEISDENGKVSCHARYTVCVSSQVGCKMGCAFCLTAKGGLVRNLTAGEIVGQILWIKRENKIPYERRINVVYMGMGEPLDNLANVSKAIKILALNEGLAISPRRQTVSTSGLGSQIKKLGEMDLGVLLAISLHAVTNELRSRLMPINKAYNIEAVMDAVRGFPIDIRKRVMFEYLVIKDLNDSVSDAKKLVKLLHGIKAKVNLIYFNPHEGSEFGRPELTSMLKFQEYLRDHGVTCTIRQSKGLDISAACGQLKQRNESAKFKAISSDKNLKTHSLEDNSKASVS